Proteins from a genomic interval of Medicago truncatula cultivar Jemalong A17 chromosome 3, MtrunA17r5.0-ANR, whole genome shotgun sequence:
- the LOC11421938 gene encoding DNA damage-repair/toleration protein DRT100 produces MASSFTFSVVTVFLATVILTVHGCSPSDRTALLSFKASLKEPYHGIFNTWSGENCCVNWYGVSCDSTTGRVTDINLRGESEDPIISKSGKSGYMTGKISPEICKIDSLTSFILADWKAISGEIPQCLTSLSNLRILDLIGNQLTGKIPVNIGKLQRLTVLNLAENSISGEIPTSVVELCSLKHLDLSSNSLTGSIPVNFGNLQMLSRALLNRNQLTGSIPVSVTKIYRLADLDLSMNRLTGSLPYELGKMPVLSTLNLDSNSLSGQIPSSLLSNSGLGILNLSRNGFSGTIPDVFCPNSYFMVLDMSFNNLNGRVPGSLSSAKYIGHLDLSHNHLCGSIPLGVGSPFDHLDATSFSNNDCLCGNPLKTC; encoded by the coding sequence ATGGCTTCTTCATTCACGTTCTCCGTCGTAACCGTTTTTCTCGCCACCGTCATTCTCACCGTACACGGTTGTTCTCCGTCAGACAGAACCGCACTCTTATCCTTCAAAGCATCCCTCAAAGAACCCTACCACGGCATCTTCAATACATGGTCCGGCGAAAACTGCTGCGTAAACTGGTACGGCGTTAGTTGCGACTCCACCACCGGCCGTGTCACCGACATCAACCTCCGTGGCGAGTCAGAAGATCCAATCATCTCAAAATCCGGCAAGTCTGGTTACATGACCGGAAAAATCTCACCGGAGATTTGCAAAATTGACAGCCTCACTTCCTTCATACTCGCCGATTGGAAAGCTATCTCCGGTGAGATTCCACAATGTCTCACTTCTCTCTCCAATCTCCGCATTTTGGATCTTATCGGAAACCAGCTCACCGGAAAAATTCCGGTGAACATTGGAAAGTTACAACGACTGACTGTTCTGAACCTCGCTGAGAATTCAATCTCTGGCGAGATTCCAACGTCAGTCGTTGAACTATGTTCTCTTAAGCATCTTGATTTAAGCAGCAACAGTTTAACCGGTTCGATTCCGGTTAATTTTGGAAATCTTCAAATGTTAAGCCGTGCGTTGTTGAACCGGAATCAATTAACCGGTTCCATTCCGGTTTCAGTTACGAAAATTTACCGCCTTGCTGATTTGGATTTGTCGATGAACCGGTTAACCGGTTCACTTCCATATGAACTAGGTAAAATGCCGGTTCTTTCGACTTTGAATTTGGATAGCAACTCGCTTTCGGGTCAAATACCTTCGAGTTTGTTGAGTAATTCGGGTTTAGGTATATTGAATTTGAGTCGAAACGGGTTTTCGGGTACCATACCCGATGTTTTTTGTCCTAATTCGTATTTCATGGTTTTGGATATGTCTTTTAACAATTTGAACGGGCGGGTACCCGGATCGTTGTCATCGGCCAAGTATATCGGGCATTTGGATCTTAGTCATAATCATTTGTGTGGATCGATACCGTTGGGTGTGGGATCGCCTTTTGATCATCTTGATGCGACGTCGTTTAGTAATAATGATTGTTTGTGTGGAAACCCTTTGAAGACTTGTTAA
- the LOC11423895 gene encoding signal peptidase complex subunit 3B yields the protein MHSFGYRLNALFTFAVTILGFICAIASFTDTLNSPSPSVQVQVLNVNWFQKQPNGNDEVYLTLNISADLQTLFTWNTKQVFAFLAAEYETPKHPLNQISLWDAIIPTKEHAKFTIHTSNKYRFVDQGSNLRGKEFNLTLHWHVMPKTGKMFADKLVLPGYRLPAQYR from the exons aTGCATTCATTCGGTTACAGATTGAACGCTTTGTTCACCTTTGCGGTTACGATTCTTGGTTTCATCTGTGCAATCGCTTCTTTCACTGATACTCTCAATTCTCCATCTCCTTCTGTTCAAGTCCAG GTGTTGAATGTTAACTGGTTTCAGAAACAGCCCAACGGCAATGACGAG GTTTACTTGACACTTAATATATCAGCAGATTTACAAACCCTTTTTACATGGAACACAAAACAG GTTTTTGCATTTTTAGCTGCTGAATATGAAACTCCAAAGCATCCCCTAAATCAG ATATCCCTCTGGGATGCCATCATTCCGACTAAAGAGCACGCAAAGTTTACAATTCACACATCAAATAAATACCGTTTCGTTGATCAG GGAAGCAATCTGCGTGGTAAAGAATTCAACTTAACTTTGCACTGGCATGTCATGCCAAAGACTGGCAAAATGTTCGCTGATAAATTAGTCTTGCCAGGTTACCGGTTGCCTGCACAATACAGATGA